A single Micromonospora luteifusca DNA region contains:
- a CDS encoding zinc-binding dehydrogenase — protein sequence MGNWVVSLAGPRRISLEPCPPDPLGPGQVRVRTCYSGISAGTELTLYRGSNPRLSKDWDDTARMFVPRQTPVPYPLIGFGYEEVGEIVEVAPEVTDRQPGQLVWGIWGHRAEAVLAADAVRPLPTGLDPLAAVFARPGAIALTAVLAGDLHLGDWVGIFGQGVIGLLATRLAVLSGARVVAVDRMPDRLAHAARYGARTTVDAGVESAAVVLRRATGGRGADVCLELSGAYPALHEAIRSTAHAGRVVAAGFYQGQADALGLGEEFHHNRIQMVAAQVSGPTPAPSMAGRWTGDRVAQTFMDLVAEHSLDPLPLVSHIVDASAVADALALLDSGAGDVLQVVLRF from the coding sequence ATGGGCAACTGGGTTGTCTCCCTCGCCGGGCCTCGACGGATCAGCCTCGAGCCCTGCCCGCCGGATCCGCTCGGCCCCGGCCAGGTCCGGGTCCGCACCTGCTACTCGGGAATCTCCGCCGGCACCGAGCTGACCCTCTACCGGGGCAGCAATCCCCGGCTCAGCAAAGACTGGGACGACACCGCCCGGATGTTCGTCCCCCGGCAGACCCCGGTGCCCTACCCGCTGATCGGCTTCGGCTATGAGGAGGTCGGCGAGATCGTCGAGGTGGCGCCGGAGGTCACCGACCGGCAGCCGGGGCAGCTCGTCTGGGGCATCTGGGGGCACCGGGCCGAGGCCGTGCTCGCCGCCGACGCGGTCCGTCCACTCCCCACCGGGCTGGACCCCCTCGCCGCGGTCTTCGCCCGACCCGGCGCCATCGCCCTGACCGCCGTGCTCGCCGGAGACCTGCACCTCGGCGACTGGGTCGGTATCTTCGGGCAGGGCGTCATCGGGTTGCTCGCCACCCGACTCGCCGTGCTCTCCGGGGCCCGGGTGGTGGCCGTCGACCGGATGCCCGACCGGTTGGCGCACGCCGCCCGCTACGGCGCCCGTACCACTGTGGACGCCGGTGTCGAGTCCGCCGCCGTCGTGCTGCGCCGGGCCACCGGTGGTCGGGGCGCAGACGTCTGCCTGGAGTTGTCCGGCGCGTACCCGGCACTGCACGAGGCGATCCGATCCACCGCACACGCCGGCAGGGTCGTGGCCGCCGGTTTCTACCAGGGCCAGGCCGACGCGCTCGGCCTCGGCGAGGAGTTCCACCACAACCGCATCCAGATGGTGGCCGCGCAGGTCTCCGGGCCCACCCCCGCGCCGAGCATGGCCGGCCGGTGGACCGGAGACCGGGTGGCGCAGACCTTCATGGATCTGGTGGCTGAGCACAGCCTCGACCCGTTGCCTTTGGTCAGCCACATCGTCGACGCCAGCGCGGTCGCCGACGCCCTCGCGCTGCTCGACAGCGGCGCCGGTGACGTCCTCCAAGTGGTGTTGAGGTTCTAG
- a CDS encoding sugar phosphate isomerase/epimerase family protein, with the protein MTTIALACQEQLLPGTDLIQKYALAAALGYQGIELRGRGDLAFARRLPELRRARAAGVVMPTVCVEMDHFIGDFDPARSADAVRNLRSQLSVIAELGGVGVMTPAAWGMFSRRLPPFEPPRPPAGDRQVLLDALGDLAEHARAEGVTIFLEPLNRYEDHMVNRLDEAVALCAALGLPSVRVVADTFHMNIEEDDMHRALHAAAPYLGHVQVSDSNRFQPGAGHLDWPALVRTLLDLHYQGWLALECRLRGDPVRALQQAATVLRHALPRKAAA; encoded by the coding sequence ATGACCACCATCGCGCTGGCCTGCCAGGAACAACTCCTGCCGGGCACCGACCTGATCCAGAAGTACGCCCTCGCGGCCGCCCTCGGCTACCAGGGCATCGAACTGCGCGGCCGAGGCGACCTGGCCTTCGCCCGCCGCCTGCCCGAGCTGCGCCGGGCCCGCGCCGCCGGGGTGGTGATGCCCACCGTCTGCGTCGAAATGGACCACTTCATCGGCGACTTCGACCCCGCCCGGTCCGCCGATGCCGTCCGCAACCTTCGCTCGCAGCTCTCGGTGATCGCCGAGCTGGGCGGCGTCGGGGTGATGACCCCTGCCGCCTGGGGAATGTTCTCCCGACGGCTACCGCCGTTCGAGCCGCCGCGCCCGCCGGCCGGCGACCGGCAGGTCCTCCTCGACGCCCTCGGCGACCTAGCCGAACACGCCAGGGCCGAGGGGGTCACCATCTTCCTGGAACCCCTCAACCGGTACGAGGACCACATGGTCAACCGCCTCGACGAGGCGGTGGCGCTCTGCGCCGCGCTCGGACTGCCCTCGGTCCGGGTGGTCGCTGACACCTTCCACATGAACATCGAGGAGGACGACATGCACCGCGCGCTGCACGCCGCCGCGCCGTACCTCGGGCACGTGCAGGTCAGCGACTCCAACCGGTTCCAACCCGGCGCCGGGCACCTGGACTGGCCCGCGCTGGTGCGTACCCTGCTGGACCTGCACTACCAGGGCTGGCTGGCCCTGGAGTGCCGGCTGCGCGGCGACCCGGTGCGTGCGCTGCAGCAGGCCGCCACGGTGTTGCGACACGCGCTGCCCCGCAAGGCCGCCGCGTGA
- a CDS encoding MGH1-like glycoside hydrolase domain-containing protein: MTAGGVTADADPARTGGPSDVAGLRRLAVDTLDANWEHDHTVPSRTLYPHQWSWDSAFIAIGLAQIRPERAWRELASLFRAQWADGRVPHIVFNPALRVGAYFPGPEMWRSADAEGAPTVATSGLVQPPVHALAAWLAYRRSPGQAGLAALRRLYPALVAQQRYLADRRDVAADGLVCIVHPWESGLDNSPAWDEPMAAVGAEAAVMRAYRRHDTTHADAAHRPTDLDYARYLAIVAAYSDHGYSDRDLVNSHPFLVECPLFNAAFGAAEHALAEIAALVGTDPGPHRVRAARVTEALLRRLYDPSTGTFQPRDLRTDRLVGARTVLGLTPLILPDLPARHAAALVVEARSARFGVARGMDRPLPTYDRTAPDFEPLRYWRGPSWLNIGWLVRRGLLAHGHPELAAGLRRSMIGLVAGAGCHEYFHPDTGAGLGSPAFSWTAALLLDLLAE; the protein is encoded by the coding sequence GTGACCGCCGGTGGGGTGACCGCCGACGCCGACCCGGCTCGCACCGGTGGGCCGAGCGACGTGGCCGGGCTGCGCCGGCTCGCGGTCGACACGCTGGATGCCAACTGGGAGCACGACCACACCGTGCCGTCGCGCACGCTCTACCCGCACCAGTGGAGCTGGGACTCGGCGTTCATCGCGATCGGGCTGGCCCAGATCCGCCCCGAACGAGCGTGGCGGGAGCTGGCGAGCCTCTTCCGGGCGCAGTGGGCTGACGGACGGGTGCCGCACATCGTGTTCAACCCGGCGCTGCGCGTCGGCGCGTACTTCCCGGGGCCGGAGATGTGGCGCTCGGCGGACGCCGAGGGCGCTCCGACGGTCGCCACCTCCGGGCTGGTCCAGCCCCCGGTGCACGCGCTCGCCGCGTGGTTGGCGTACCGGCGGTCACCCGGCCAGGCCGGCCTGGCCGCGTTGCGTCGGCTCTATCCCGCCCTGGTTGCCCAGCAGCGCTACCTGGCCGACCGGCGGGACGTCGCGGCCGACGGGTTGGTCTGCATCGTGCATCCGTGGGAGTCCGGGTTGGACAACAGCCCCGCCTGGGACGAGCCGATGGCCGCGGTCGGAGCCGAGGCGGCCGTGATGCGCGCGTACCGTCGGCATGACACCACGCACGCCGATGCCGCGCACCGCCCCACGGACCTGGACTACGCGCGCTACCTGGCGATCGTCGCCGCCTACTCCGACCACGGCTACTCCGACCGCGACCTCGTCAACAGTCATCCGTTCCTGGTCGAGTGCCCGCTGTTCAACGCGGCGTTCGGGGCCGCCGAGCACGCCCTCGCCGAGATCGCCGCGCTCGTCGGCACCGACCCCGGGCCGCACCGGGTCCGCGCGGCCCGGGTCACCGAGGCACTCCTACGACGGCTGTACGACCCGAGCACCGGCACGTTCCAGCCCCGCGACCTGCGCACCGACCGGCTGGTCGGCGCCCGTACCGTGCTGGGGTTGACGCCGTTGATCCTGCCCGACCTGCCGGCGCGGCACGCCGCCGCGCTGGTCGTCGAGGCCCGGTCCGCGCGGTTCGGGGTGGCTCGGGGTATGGACCGGCCGTTGCCCACCTACGACCGCACCGCGCCCGACTTCGAGCCATTGCGCTACTGGCGCGGGCCGAGTTGGCTGAACATCGGCTGGCTGGTCCGGCGCGGGCTGCTCGCGCACGGGCACCCGGAGCTGGCCGCCGGGCTGCGCCGCTCGATGATCGGCTTGGTCGCCGGGGCAGGCTGCCACGAGTACTTCCACCCGGACACCGGCGCCGGGCTGGGCTCGCCGGCGTTCAGCTGGACCGCGGCGCTGCTGCTCGACCTGCTGGCGGAGTGA
- a CDS encoding NUDIX hydrolase, with translation MREIDKVAWILIEDGRVLSTRSSGKDVWYLPGGKREPGETDLETLHREIDEELSVEVDVRGAEHLGTFTAQAHGHASSVTVRMTCYRAGYQGQLRPASEIAEMAWLGYADRHRTSPVDQLIFDHLRSVDLLR, from the coding sequence GTGCGCGAGATCGACAAGGTGGCCTGGATCCTCATCGAGGACGGGCGGGTGCTCAGCACCCGATCCTCGGGCAAGGACGTCTGGTACCTGCCGGGAGGCAAGCGCGAGCCGGGTGAGACCGACCTGGAGACCCTGCACCGGGAGATCGACGAGGAGTTGAGCGTCGAGGTGGACGTGCGCGGCGCGGAGCACCTGGGCACGTTCACCGCGCAGGCGCACGGGCACGCGTCCAGCGTCACCGTCCGCATGACCTGCTACCGGGCCGGATATCAGGGGCAGTTGCGCCCGGCCAGCGAGATCGCCGAGATGGCCTGGCTCGGGTACGCCGACCGGCACCGCACCTCCCCGGTCGACCAGCTCATCTTCGACCACCTGCGGTCGGTGGACCTGCTGCGCTGA
- a CDS encoding DUF2267 domain-containing protein, producing the protein MTDSAGGDGFPHFIDAVSRRSGLPTEQAAALARAVLQTMAERVTGGPPDALTGHLPNNVGGYLTGPTSDPAGAPYVSGGPEPGVGGLDSGVGLEVGGAAEPGPPADAGPAEFLHRVGQRAGVDPATARAGTGAVFATLREAMTVREFREMVARLPRDDDGGGGAAF; encoded by the coding sequence GTGACCGACAGCGCGGGCGGCGACGGATTCCCGCACTTCATCGACGCGGTGTCCCGGCGGTCCGGCCTCCCGACCGAGCAGGCCGCCGCCCTTGCCCGCGCCGTCCTGCAGACGATGGCCGAACGCGTGACCGGCGGCCCACCAGATGCGCTGACCGGGCACCTTCCGAACAACGTGGGCGGCTACCTGACCGGCCCGACCTCGGATCCGGCCGGGGCGCCGTATGTGAGCGGTGGCCCGGAGCCCGGCGTGGGCGGGCTGGACAGTGGCGTGGGTCTGGAGGTCGGTGGCGCTGCTGAGCCCGGACCGCCGGCGGATGCCGGTCCGGCGGAGTTCCTACACCGGGTGGGACAGCGCGCCGGGGTGGATCCGGCGACCGCCCGGGCCGGTACCGGCGCCGTCTTCGCCACCTTGCGGGAGGCGATGACCGTCCGAGAGTTCCGGGAGATGGTGGCGCGACTACCGCGCGACGACGACGGCGGCGGCGGGGCTGCGTTCTGA